The DNA region GGCAGTCTTTCTGATATTCAGAAACAGGCAAAGGCCGACTTTACTTCAAACGTACCTGCTGAGGCAAAGCAGACTGACTCAGGCAAGCTTACAAAGATAAAATACCAGTCAAAGAAAGCAAACAGACAGAAGCCTGCAAACGTATGGCTTCCGGAAGGCTACACAGAAGGAAAGAAATATCCTGTTCTCTACGTAAATCACGGCGTAATGGGCGGCGAAGACGACCTTACAAAAGGCTGGGGAATCTGCGAAATGGCTTCATACTTCATCAAGAAAGGTATAACAAAGCCATTCATCATCGTATTTACACAAATGTATACAGATCCAAAGTCAGACAGAGCGCAGGGCATCACACAGGATGCTATGGACCGTTATGATGACTTCCTCTACGATCTCACTGAAAGCCTTATGCCATACATGGCTGAACACTATTCAGTAGCTGAAGGCAGAGAAAACACAGCTATCTGCGGATTCTCAATGGGCGGCAGAGAGTCACTCTATATCGGTATGAAGGCATGTGACAAGATCGGTTACGTTGCAGCTTCATCCCCTGCTCCAGGTATCGTACCTGCACAGGATATGTTCCTCAACCACCGCGGAAGCATGACTGAATCTGAATTCAAATTTGCTACTGCACCTTATCTGCTTATGATAGGCGGAGGTACAAACGACTCTGTCGTTGGAACATTCCCTAAGCAGTATCATGAACTTTATGACAAGAACGGCGTGGACAATATCTGGTTTGAAGTACCGGGTGCAGGTCATGACGCTTCTGTAGGCACACCACTGTTCTACAACTTCATCGGACACATCTTCCCTGTCAGTGCAGCACAGTCGGCACAGCCTTCTCCAAGCCCGTCTCCAAGTCCTTCTCCAAGTCCTTCTCCATCTCCGAAACCTGTTCAGAGTCCTTCACCTGAACCGACTCATAACGGCGGAAGCAACGTTGTTGAAGGCGATGCTGACGGCAACGGCTCAGTAAATACAACTGACCTTACCGTTCTTATGAAGCACCTTATCGGAGCTTCATCTATCAAGTCAGAAAACGTAAAAAATGCTGACTTAAACGGTGACGGAAAAATCTCCATCATCGACCTTATCAAGCTCAAGAACAAGTTATCATAAAACACTGTTTATAAGAAATCACTGAACGGTCCCGGGATCCGGTATACCGTTTCCCGGGAAAGTGATCTTATTGATGTGAGTCATCTAAACCAGTTATATTCTGAACCATATCGAGTAGGAGGCGGCAATGAGCCGCCGACCTCTCACACCACCGTACGTACGGTTCCGTATACGGCGGTTCAATCAACTTAACGTTTTATTATAATAATCTAACATCGAGACTAGTCCAAATTTGGCTAGTCTCTCATTGCTTATGGCTTTCTGCACCCATCCGTTATGGGCTAGGCGTGCATATCTATTTCCGCAGTATGCGATTTTATATGCCGCCCATCTCTCAACACCAAGTTTTATTAGGTTCTTGGCTCTATTTCGTGGAGTTTTCCAAAATTTCCATATACACATACGAAGTCTAACTCTTATTCTTATATCGAGTTCTTGGCAAAGTCTTTTCATACTTCCAATTCTAAAGTAATTTATCCATCCTCGAATAAGCTGGTTCAGTTTTGAAACCTTGTAACTGTTACTTACTCCCCAGTTTCGACATGTTAATTCTCTCATTCTTTTCTTGAATTTCTGTACCGATTTCATGTGAGGTTTAGCTTTATACTGATGAGCTTTTCTATCGTGATAAAATCCAAATCCAAGATATTTTATGCCTTGCGGCTTATCTACTTTACTCTTTGATATATTCACCTTAAGTCCAAGTTTATCTTCGATGAATTTTGAGATATTTCTCATCACTCGTCTGGCAGACATTTCGCTTCCAACCATGATGATGCAGTCATCCGCATACCTCACAAAGTTCAGACCTCGCTTTTCCATTTCCTTGTCGAGTTCATTAAGCATGATGTTGGCTAGCAGTGGCGAGAGATTTCCACCTTATGCAAAGAAAGTTGTTATGCTAAGTAACACATCATAGAGCACGAATTTTCGTAATTTGCTATTGCACAACTTTGCATAATATCCGAGAATATATAATGAGTTCACAACTCAAAAATATATTTTCGGAGGTAAACTATGAATCAAAAGCTATTATCTGACTTGGTTTCAGATTTGGAACAGGAACTTTTACGTCTTGGTTATACGGAAGGCAGCATGTGCTTCTATCGAAGAAGATGGAAGCAGCTGATAAATTATGCTGAAGAGCATAATGAAGAATACTTTACTGAACAACTTGGAATCGCTTTTCTCAAAGATAAATTTGGAATAGCTCAAGATGATTTTGCCAAAGTACTTCCTCAAAAAGAAACTCAGGAAATACGCGTTATTCGTATGATAGGCGATTTTCAAATACATCATGCGGTACTTCGACGTTACATGAAGCATAAAGAAATCCTTACAGACCCGGTATTTGTTGAAGCCAGAGTGAAATTTAAGGATTTCTGTATTGAAAAAGGCTATTCCAAAGTTACAATCGGACATTACGTTAAGCAGTCAGCATACATGATGGATTACCTGTCTGCAAATGAAATAAGTGATTTTAATGACGTAACTATAGATATCATCTTTGCATATATACGTACTCTTGCGGGATTTACTTACAAAACAATTGAACAGAATATGTGTTCACTAAGAGCTTTCTTCAGATTTCTTTATCAAAATGAAATGATAAACCATGATCTGGCAAGTGAAATGCCAATGATCAAGGCGCGTAAGCAGACAAATATTCCTTCAGTATGGACACATGATGAATTGAAAAAACTTATCGGAGCAATTGATCGTGGAAATCCGAAAGGAAAACGAGATTATGCAATTATTCTTATTGCCTGCCGGCTTGGTTTAAGATGCAAGGACATTAAAGAGCTTCGGTTTGAAAACTTTAACTGGTCAGAAAAAAAGCTCTGTTTTACTCAGTCTAAAACCAAACAGCCAATGGAATTGCCTCTTGTTCCGGATGTCGGATGGGCTGTAATTGATTATCTTAAATATGGAAGGCCTAAGGTGGACAGTCCGTATATTTTTGTGCGTCATCTTGCACCGTTTCTGCCTTTTTCAGATGAAGATCATCTTAATCAGTTAATCAAAACCTATATGATTAAGGCTCATATTTCAACAGCAAACAAGCATAGAGGTATGCATAGTTTAAGGCATACTATGGCAAGTGTACTTCTTGAAAAAGAAACACCTCTTCCGGTGATTTCAGATATCATAGGTCACATAGATACAAATTCTACTGCCGTTTATCTTAAAGTTGATATGAAGCAGCTCTCTGAATGTCCATTGGATTTTGAGGAGGCGATTGATCTTGGCTGAAAATGAATTTTCCGGACCATTTGCTAAAGAAATGAGCGATTTCGTTGAATTAAAGATGGCGCTTGGTTACAAATACACTACCGAAAGAGGCATATTAAAACGTTTCGGAAGCTTTCTTTCATCAGAATACGATGATTTAGGGAAACGCTGAATAAGTCGTGATATAATAAAATATCCTTGTAATATTGGAATAATATTGAAATGCGAATCGCTATTCGAGCATTTACCTCATTTTTTTATTATTTTTTGCGGAATTAATCCGCATTAGGGTACACTTACCCCTTGCAAAATTCTGCAGTTCTTCCTGCACGAGAACACATCAGCAAATTTGCTGATGCGAATAGAAAATTGAATCTATTCATGTTCTTTTTTATTCCTTTGTATGCTACTTTTGAGTATCCAAATGTATTCTTTACAATGAGGAAAGCATGTTCCACTTTGCATCTTACTGATGACTTATCATGCTCCATCTTTTTTATCCCAGTTAATACCGTTATAGTCATCTGAGGTTTTTAAACTTGACGGTCTTTTATTGATTTCAAACTTCATGTTTTTATGATGCTCATCCTGTTTTATGGCATTCTGTGCCGGAACACCAAGATAACCAGAATCGCCGTACATTATTTCATCATCATTGCGAATAAGCTTAGATGCTTCAGTGGAATCATGCACATTTGCCGCTGTTCCGGTTATTGTATGCACATATCCTGTTCCAGCATCTACTCCAGCATGTACCTTCATTCCATGATACCACTGATTGCCTTTCTTAGTCTGATGCATTTCAGGATCACGTTCTCCCTTGGCATTCTTTGTTGAACTTGGTGCTGCAATTATTGTTGCGTCAACAATTGTACCACCATGCATGATAAGTCCTGCCTTTTCAAGTCGATCATTAACGTCCTTGAAAATAGCGTCGCCGATATTATGTTCTTCAAGAAGATGTCGAAACTTCAGTAATGTTGTTGCATCCGGAACTTGTTCATGCATAAAATTTATTTTCATGAATTTTCTCATTGCATAGCTATCATAAATAGCATCTTCGACACCTTCATCTGATAGATTGAACCAATCCTGAAGAAGATACATTCTAAGCATGGTCTCGATACCTTTTACAGGTCTGCCATGATTACCTGACGGATAGTAAGGAGCGATTATCTGAATCCATGAATCCCATGGAATTATCTCTTCCATTCTATTAAGAAACGCTTCTTTTTTTCCCTGACGCTTTCTAAGGGAATATTCCATATCGCTGAAACTTAACTGTCCGTTCATATCAAAATACCTCGCATAATATATTTTATTAACTACATTATATCATATATACGACAATTTGTCAATACTAACGTCGATTAAATCAGCGTTTCCTTAGATTCATTATCAAAAGAAGCTGTGACGAAGTGGTGCTCAAAAACACTGCATGAAACAGACAACAACCATTGTTCGCGCGCTTCTTTAGTAAGGCAATTTTCAAAGTATTTGAATAGCATTGGTATTAAAGCGTGGGTATTGCCTAATAAATATTATCCTAAAGGCAATAAATACATACCGCATATTTATACTCCTGATGAATTAACACGCTTTTTTTCAGCAACTGATAAATGCACATACTGCTCTGAAGTTCCATATCGTCATTTAATTATGCCGGTTTTCTTCAGGCTTCTTCTTTCCAGTGGATTACGATGTTCCGAAGCTCGAATGCTAACTGTTGATGATGTGGATTTGGATCTTGGCATACTTAAAATATCTGATTCAAAGAACCACAATGACCGATTAGTACCACTTTCAAAAACAATGCTTATCAGACTTCAAAGGTATTCAGAACAGGTTCATTCTTCAGGTTCACATGAATTCTTTTTTCCAGGATACAAAGAAAAACCTATGACGTTAGGAAATGTGTACAAGAATTTTAGACGTTTTCTATGGAAGGCTGGAATATCACATACTGGAGACGGTCCAAGAGTTCATGATTTCCGTCATACGTATTGTGTTTTTAAATTGCGGGAATGGGCTGAACAGGGAAAAGATCTGATGGTATTAATTCCTCTTATGCGAACATATCTCGGTCATCAGACATTCAATGAAACGGCTTACTATCTCAAATGGACTGCTGATGTATTTCCTGATATCAGACTTAAACTTGAAAGATATTGTGAAGGTATCATACCTGAAATGGAGGAATTTCAATGACTCCAACAGATTTCTCTAAACATCTTACCGATTTCTTCTCGAATTACCTTCCACTGCAGAAAAATGTCAGCAAAAACACGATAAAGGCTTACAGAGACACTTTTAAACTTCTCTTATACTTTTGCGAAAGCGAAGAAAAAATCAAACCTGAAAAACTTTCCATGCATCATTTATCATCGGATCTCATAGAGCGATTTTTGCTATGGTTGGAAACAGAAAGAAATTGTTCTGTTTCTACAAGAAATCTAAGATTAGCTGCTCTTCATGCTTTTTTCAGATATGCTCAGTCTGAGTCACCGGAGTCGTTATTTCATTACCAGAAAGTTATTGCTATTCCTGTGAAGAAAAAGAAACAATCTATTGTTGAACACCTTTCTCCTGAAGCGGTTAGATTACTTTTGGAACAACCGGACAGAACAACTACACAAGGAAGACGAGATCTGGCTTTACTCAGTCTTTTGTATGACAGCGGCGCAAGAGTGCAGGAACTTATTGATCTTTCTGTCTCCGATTTTGTTGCCGGTTCTAATCCCATACTTATACTAACAGGAAAAGGAAACAAAATCCGGCGTGTACCGATAATGAACAATACAGCAGTTCTGGTTCAAAAGTATATATCTGAAAACAAGCTTGATTTACCTCATAAATGCAATTATCCTCTTTTCACAAACAAACAGCATAGTAAACTTACAAAAGAAGGCGTTGCATATATTCTCAATAAATATGCAGTAATGGCTCGAGAAAAGACTGATAAAATACCGGTTAAAGTTAAATGTCATATGCTCCGCCATTCAAAAGCTGTTCACCTTTTACAGGCTGGCGTAAACTTGATTTATATCCGCGATTTTTTAGGCCATAGTGACATTAAAACTACTGAAATTTATGCAAGAGCAGATTCCGAACTCAAAAGAAAAGCTCTGGAAAATGCTTATCCCGATTTGGTAGATACTAATTTACCAGACTGGAATGAAAATACTGATCTTATGAACTGGCTTTCAAAACTGTGATTTAAACAGAAGATTATGCAAAGCAACATTCCCATGAATCACGATTTTATTGGTTTTATGCGAATTACTTTGAATAATATTTTTCTTTGCATAAGGTGGATTATGCAAAGCTTCGCATAATCCACCCTGTGGAGTTCCAATGACTGACTCTTCATATTCATCGTCAATCATTATTCCACTTACAAGGTATTTTCTGATTATTGAGATCACATCGCCATCTTTTATTGTCTTGCCCACCAGTGTCATTAGCTTATCATGATTTACCGTATCAAAGAACTTTTCAAGGTCAATGTCTACAATCCAGTCGTTCCCGTCATTCATTATATCCAATGCGGTCAAGATTGCCTGTTGTGCACATCTGTTTGGCCTGAATCCGTAACTGTGTTCATGGAATTGTGCTTCATAAATTGGTGTAAGTACCTGTGCTATAGCTTGTTGGATAAATCTGTCGGTTACCGTTGGTACTCCCAGATTTCTTACTCCGCCGTCAGGTTTGGGTATTCCTATTCTTCGAACCGGCTGAGGTTTATATTTTCTTGTTCTCAGCTGTTCTCTGATTGTTTCGCCGTTCTTTTCAAGGTGTTCTTTGAGTTCTGTGTATTTCATTCCATCCACACCCTCTGCTCCTTTATTCCGAACGACTTGCAGATATGCTCTGTTAAGATTGTTTCTTGACAATATCTGCTCCATTAGATTATTTGTTTCCACGCGTTCTTTCCTTTCCGTCTCGCTTGATTTGACCACCCTTTTTCCCGATTGGTTACGGCAGATGTTTGTCATTTCTGCAATTCGAGACATACTTGAACTTATTGATTGTTCGCCCCTTCACTCCATTTCCATTACAGAAACTTCTTCGCTACTATGGGCTCGGCTGACTTCTCACAGTTCGTTGTTACTACAGCTAATGAGACTGCCTGTGAGACCTCCACGCTTAAGGTGCACGCTCTTTCTCTCCATATATCCGCCACATTTACTTTGCTACTACAAATGTGATAGTTATTAGACTTTGTTGTTCTATGCCAACTTATCTCTCGCAGCCCAGCCTCGTATGTGATTTCTGTTCGTCGGACCAGAGATTTGCCTACAGCTTCCTTCAGATTCCACCTCACGATGGACACCCTTGCTGTTCAGCTATACACTTCCCACTATCTGGGCGTGTTCGGGACTTTCACCCGTTAGAGCGCGCCCATGGCGCGCAAACACAGTAAAAGTGCGTACCTTTTCAGATACGCACTTTTTTATGCAATAAACAGTTGTTTTTTTTCAGATCAATGATATAATGACTTATATAGCTAAGCAGGCACTGAACCGCGCCAAAATGCATCATGGCGTATTTCCAGTTTGATCAGTGTCTCCCTGGCATGAGAGATATGATACAGAAACACGGAGGGGTATTATGACAACAGTAAAAGAGCACACTATCATAGAAGATATGACCAGATATCTTCAGAGACAGTACACTATTTACAGAAATGCAAAGGGTGCGGAATCAGCCGATGTTGAAGTCCTTTATACCAGTATGATAATTTACATCCACGGATTTATACGCGGGATAAGAGTACTGTTTCCTGATTCAGAAGCTCCGAGCAGGATAGAATCCATGCTTATCAAAGAGAATTCCCGTCTTCACGAAGAATCGATGAAACTGATAAAGAAACTGCACTGAACAGATCTGATTCAATGTATTTTCAGGGAGGGGATCATCTGTGGAGATAATAATTATAATCGCTGTAATAGTCGTTCTTTGTCTTATGCTCGGGGTAAAAAAGATATATCTTGTCTTTGCAGCACTGGCACTTATTGCACTCGCCTATGCCGCAACTGTAATTCTTCTGAGTTTTTTCTTTATAGTTATGATCACCTCAAAAAAACAAAAAGCATCTTTTTCCCGTATTGACCAGAGTCCGCGAAGCCGTTTCAAAGTCGCCTGGTACACTGTAGACGGAAAAGAATATCCGAATATCTTCCCGGAAGAAGGCTTTATGCAGAACAAACTCTACCGTTCTGACAAAGAATGCGCAGTTCTGCTTTCCCAAAATCGTAAATATGTTTTCGATAAATTTTCTGCTGCCACATGTACCATAGGATTTATTCTCGGTATCGGTACAGTCATTGCCATAGTTCTGATCCTTATAAAGTGAACGCCTGATCCTCATCAGCGTTCACTTTTTTGTATAAAGAAAACAGCATATCCGGTTTACGTAAAACACGCAGACTGGATATGCTGTTCTTTTTTAGGAAAAGAATCGTTACATACTCACTTTATTAATCGAAAAAGAAATCAGAAATGAGCCAGTTACCGTCTTCAAGAACAAAATAAGCTGTTCCTGTTCCATAAAGAGCATCTGATTCATTAGTTGTGGCAGTAAAGCTTGTTTCCGTTTTATCCGGATTTAATACTGTCTGACTCATCATACGAAATAACACCTGAGAATAATCCCTGCAAATCTGAAAATGTATCCATCTTCTGAACAGCATCTCTGCTTTGCTCTTCCGTCTCCCCGTTATCGCCGGTCAGCACTTCATATGATAAGATTTTCCATTCATTGTCTTCGGCTGCGAATTTAAATTTACCCGTACCGTAAAGAGTACTGTTTTCATTTGGGGTAACTGTAAACGATCTGTCAGTAACATCAGAAAGAACTACGCCCTGACTGAGATCAAAAGAAAGAGAGCCTCTCCCCGCTTCTCTTGCATACAGTTTCCCGTCTTTTTCGACATACATTTCACTGACGAGATCAGTATTCTCTGATGCAAGACTTCCTGAGAGCGTGTTTTTGATAAGCTTCTGAAGTTCATCGATAGAAGATATCTTTTCGCCGTCTAAAACTCTGTAATAATTAAAACCGCTTACTGTAACAGAATCTGATCCATCTGTTTTTATGAATCCGGCAAGCAGTGCGTCAATCGTGAAAAAGTCACTCAGCTTTTCTTCAGCGACCTTTTCTGAAGCTTTCGGAAGAGTTTTTGGAGTTTCATCTGATTTTTTTGCCGCTTCTTCCTTCTTCGCCGAAGTAACAGCTGCGGTTTGTGATACGGCTGTGACTTCCGACGTTACAGGAGTAGTTTCTGATACCGCTGAAGTTACAGTTGTTTCTGCCGGCACTTCTGTTACTGTTGTTTCTGTCTCTGCTGTAGTAACTTTTACATCATCCGTCTGCGGATCGTTTGTCTGACTGCATGAAGTCATTGACGCTAAAAGTGAAGCTGCCGCGATCAGACTAAGTGTTTTTTTCATTTTCATTATTTTTTTGCCCCCATCACAATTGTTTTCGGAATACTGTAGTATTCTGATAAAACATATTATACTACAAGGGGACAGTCATTTCAAGGATTTCCGGTGATTTAGGTCCTTTAAGGACACTAAAAAAGACAGCTCCGTACAAAACAGAACTGTCTCTTTTTTAGTATAAAAGAATAATTGTGAAGCTTATCAAGCCATAGCGTCAAGTCTCTTGCCGATTTCCTTGAGGAATTCTTCTGAGTCAACCTTCTTCTTGTTTTCGAGCTTTGAGATGAGGTAGAGGTCGCCTGTCATTACGCCTTCTTCGATTGTCTGGATAGTAGCCTTTTCAAGCTTGTCAGCGAATGCGCAGAGTTCAGGAGTATTGTCGAGTTCTCCTCTCTTTCTGAGAGCGCCGCTCCATGCAAAGATAGTAGCAACTGAGTTTGTTGATGTTGTTTCGCCCTTAAGGTACTTGTAGTAGTGTCTCTGAACTGTACCGTGAGCTGCTTCGTATTCATAGATACCGTCAGGTGAAACGAGTACTGAAGTCATCATTGCAAGGCTGCCGTAAGCTGTTGAAACCATGTCTGACATAACGTCGCCGTCATAGTTCTTGCAAGCCCAGATGTAGCCGCCGTTTGAACGGATAACACGTGCAACAGCGTCATCGATGAGTGTGTAGAAATATTCGATGCCTGCAGCTTCAAACTTTTCCTTGTATTCTGCATCGAAAACTTCCTGGAAAATATCCTTGAAACGGTGGTCGTACTTCTTTGAAATAGTATCCTTTGAAGCGAACCATACGTCCTGCTTAAGGTCAAGACCGTAGTTGAAGCATGCTCTTGCAAAGCCTCTGATACTGTTGTCCTTGTTGTGGAGACCCTGGATGATACCGTCTGTATCCTTGAATGTGAAGATCTCCTGTCTTGTTTCGTTGCCTTCAGCATCTGTAACAACGAGTTCAGCCTTTGAGCCCTTCTTTACCTGCATTTCTGTGTTCTTGTAAACATCACCGTAAGCATGACGGGCAATTGTGATAGGAGCTGTCCATGTAGGAATATATGGTGTAACACCCTTGACAAGGATAGGTGTTCTGAAAACTGTACCGTCAAGGATGGCACGGATAGTACCGTTAGGTGACTTCCACATTTCCTTGAGATCATATTCTGTCATTCTTGCAGCGTTTGGTGTTATTGTAGCACACTTAACTGCAACACCGTACTTCTTTGTAGCTTCAGCACTTTCAACAGTGACCTTGTCATCTGTTTCGTTTCTGTGCTTAAGTCCGAGGTCATAGTACTCTGACTTGAGATCAACATAAGGAAGGATGAGGATATCCTTGATCCACTGCCAGAGGATCCTTGTCATTTCGTCGCCGTCCATTTCAACG from Ruminococcus sp. HUN007 includes:
- a CDS encoding glycoside hydrolase family 11 protein, coding for MKHTNKIACCFIALSMALPVAASPELISVNDILTVKAADQVGQKFTVGNGQTQHKADNVDGYSYEIWLDNTGGSGSMTLGSGGTFSTDWSATVSRGNFLARRGRNYDATKKATEYGPIVMDYAADYSASSQGNSRLCVYGWMKNPLVEYYIIEDWVNWCPKPNGASKTVTIDGAEYEIFQLDHTGPTILGTNETFKQYFSVRKSKRTSGTITVSDHFKAWADAGWNIGNLTEVALNVEGWESSGKANVTKLTIGETGSGNTNPSQGQTNPTQGQDPGQMPWGQMPWGQGQDPGQMPWGQMPWGQDPGQTNPQNPGVNQNPNPNGQQNPDTNSNPQPSAFSGSLSDIQKQAKADFTSNVPAEAKQTDSGKLTKIKYQSKKANRQKPANVWLPEGYTEGKKYPVLYVNHGVMGGEDDLTKGWGICEMASYFIKKGITKPFIIVFTQMYTDPKSDRAQGITQDAMDRYDDFLYDLTESLMPYMAEHYSVAEGRENTAICGFSMGGRESLYIGMKACDKIGYVAASSPAPGIVPAQDMFLNHRGSMTESEFKFATAPYLLMIGGGTNDSVVGTFPKQYHELYDKNGVDNIWFEVPGAGHDASVGTPLFYNFIGHIFPVSAAQSAQPSPSPSPSPSPSPSPSPKPVQSPSPEPTHNGGSNVVEGDADGNGSVNTTDLTVLMKHLIGASSIKSENVKNADLNGDGKISIIDLIKLKNKLS
- a CDS encoding group II intron maturase-specific domain-containing protein; this encodes MKSVQKFKKRMRELTCRNWGVSNSYKVSKLNQLIRGWINYFRIGSMKRLCQELDIRIRVRLRMCIWKFWKTPRNRAKNLIKLGVERWAAYKIAYCGNRYARLAHNGWVQKAISNERLAKFGLVSMLDYYNKTLS
- a CDS encoding site-specific integrase, encoding MNQKLLSDLVSDLEQELLRLGYTEGSMCFYRRRWKQLINYAEEHNEEYFTEQLGIAFLKDKFGIAQDDFAKVLPQKETQEIRVIRMIGDFQIHHAVLRRYMKHKEILTDPVFVEARVKFKDFCIEKGYSKVTIGHYVKQSAYMMDYLSANEISDFNDVTIDIIFAYIRTLAGFTYKTIEQNMCSLRAFFRFLYQNEMINHDLASEMPMIKARKQTNIPSVWTHDELKKLIGAIDRGNPKGKRDYAIILIACRLGLRCKDIKELRFENFNWSEKKLCFTQSKTKQPMELPLVPDVGWAVIDYLKYGRPKVDSPYIFVRHLAPFLPFSDEDHLNQLIKTYMIKAHISTANKHRGMHSLRHTMASVLLEKETPLPVISDIIGHIDTNSTAVYLKVDMKQLSECPLDFEEAIDLG
- a CDS encoding tyrosine-type recombinase/integrase; this translates as MPNKYYPKGNKYIPHIYTPDELTRFFSATDKCTYCSEVPYRHLIMPVFFRLLLSSGLRCSEARMLTVDDVDLDLGILKISDSKNHNDRLVPLSKTMLIRLQRYSEQVHSSGSHEFFFPGYKEKPMTLGNVYKNFRRFLWKAGISHTGDGPRVHDFRHTYCVFKLREWAEQGKDLMVLIPLMRTYLGHQTFNETAYYLKWTADVFPDIRLKLERYCEGIIPEMEEFQ
- a CDS encoding site-specific integrase, coding for MTPTDFSKHLTDFFSNYLPLQKNVSKNTIKAYRDTFKLLLYFCESEEKIKPEKLSMHHLSSDLIERFLLWLETERNCSVSTRNLRLAALHAFFRYAQSESPESLFHYQKVIAIPVKKKKQSIVEHLSPEAVRLLLEQPDRTTTQGRRDLALLSLLYDSGARVQELIDLSVSDFVAGSNPILILTGKGNKIRRVPIMNNTAVLVQKYISENKLDLPHKCNYPLFTNKQHSKLTKEGVAYILNKYAVMAREKTDKIPVKVKCHMLRHSKAVHLLQAGVNLIYIRDFLGHSDIKTTEIYARADSELKRKALENAYPDLVDTNLPDWNENTDLMNWLSKL
- a CDS encoding reverse transcriptase domain-containing protein; translated protein: MKYTELKEHLEKNGETIREQLRTRKYKPQPVRRIGIPKPDGGVRNLGVPTVTDRFIQQAIAQVLTPIYEAQFHEHSYGFRPNRCAQQAILTALDIMNDGNDWIVDIDLEKFFDTVNHDKLMTLVGKTIKDGDVISIIRKYLVSGIMIDDEYEESVIGTPQGGLCEALHNPPYAKKNIIQSNSHKTNKIVIHGNVALHNLLFKSQF
- a CDS encoding NADP-dependent isocitrate dehydrogenase: MAKIQMKTPLVEMDGDEMTRILWQWIKDILILPYVDLKSEYYDLGLKHRNETDDKVTVESAEATKKYGVAVKCATITPNAARMTEYDLKEMWKSPNGTIRAILDGTVFRTPILVKGVTPYIPTWTAPITIARHAYGDVYKNTEMQVKKGSKAELVVTDAEGNETRQEIFTFKDTDGIIQGLHNKDNSIRGFARACFNYGLDLKQDVWFASKDTISKKYDHRFKDIFQEVFDAEYKEKFEAAGIEYFYTLIDDAVARVIRSNGGYIWACKNYDGDVMSDMVSTAYGSLAMMTSVLVSPDGIYEYEAAHGTVQRHYYKYLKGETTSTNSVATIFAWSGALRKRGELDNTPELCAFADKLEKATIQTIEEGVMTGDLYLISKLENKKKVDSEEFLKEIGKRLDAMA